From Vanacampus margaritifer isolate UIUO_Vmar chromosome 8, RoL_Vmar_1.0, whole genome shotgun sequence, a single genomic window includes:
- the arfrp1 gene encoding ADP-ribosylation factor-related protein 1 isoform X2, with translation MYTLLSGLYKYMFQKDEYCILILGLDNAGKTTFLEQTKTKFSKNYKGMNLSKITSTVGLNIGTIDVGKARLMFWDLGGQDELQSLWDKYYAESHGVIYVIDSTDEERLSESKEAFGKQMK, from the exons ATGTATACTTTATTATCTGGATTATATAAATACATGTTTCAAAAGGACGAATATTGCATTTTAATCCTTGGATTGGATAATGCTGGAAAAACG ACCTTTTTggaacaaaccaaaacaaagttCAGCAAGAACTACAAGGGAATGAATTTGTCCAAGATCACAAGTACAGTTGGATTGAACA TTGGAACTATTGATGTGGGCAAGGCTCGTCTAATGTTTTGGGATCTGGGCGGCCAGGACGAGCTTCAGTCTCTTTGGGACAAA taCTATGCAGAGTCCCATGGAGTTATCTATGTGATAGACTCGACTGATGAAGAACGACTTTCAGAATCAAAGGAAGCCTTTG ggaaacaaatgaaatga